In Leisingera sp. NJS204, the following are encoded in one genomic region:
- a CDS encoding response regulator, with protein sequence MNILLVEDNDLDALILERTLKKLSPAAQIVRACDGLEALEILTTDKLQDVPHPFFILLDINMPRMNGHEFLDALRAKEDISSNIVFMFTTSENPKDISRAYARNVSGYIVKPISSAGTRKVLGALQDLWDICTPPIYCSA encoded by the coding sequence ATGAATATCCTTTTGGTCGAGGACAATGACCTGGATGCGCTTATTCTGGAGCGCACTCTGAAGAAACTCTCCCCTGCTGCACAAATTGTCCGGGCATGCGATGGGCTGGAAGCGCTGGAAATCCTGACCACCGACAAGCTGCAGGACGTTCCGCACCCCTTTTTCATTCTGCTGGACATCAACATGCCGCGCATGAACGGGCATGAATTCCTGGACGCCCTGAGGGCAAAGGAAGATATTTCCAGCAACATCGTTTTCATGTTCACGACGTCCGAAAATCCGAAAGACATATCCCGGGCCTACGCCCGGAATGTGAGCGGCTACATTGTGAAGCCGATCTCTTCAGCCGGCACGCGGAAGGTATTGGGCGCGTTGCAGGATTTGTGGGATATCTGCACACCTCCTATCTACTGCAGCGCATAA
- a CDS encoding CHASE domain-containing protein codes for MKTISPIQKWRLFFRNSHISLIHALVIGLSLMMTIGAWLYAETQTQNRVENAFNAARDQAVGLIAARMEKYEEALWAGVSAIQSNDGDMSYEQWKIFAHSLRVDERYPGINGIGVIHHVDPSQFDSYLRTRRTERPDFSVYPAHGNSIHLPISFIEPEDLNAAAVGLDVAHELNRRNAALDSRSSGEARITGPIVLVQDESSTPGFLFYAPFYSGGDADSQSEREQRFDGMVYAPFVVRKLMAGLLSKELRNVRFSISDQGERIYNEHDPADPQFDPAPKFAEKVLLEIYGRKWTIDIRTNLGFRQANSYSQPTLILIAGLVIEALVISLLFFMSRSNQRAQAYAERVTADLQQETAKLAKANAELEQFVYITSHDLKTPVRGISTLTEMILEDLEDYFQSANADPEVAANLARITERVGRMNDLTQGVMEFSRIGKHEESEQILNLGEVIETLKSDFSLSDGQLERLGDVETIATDTFNFRRVLENLVGNAVKYHPAPDTAKISVSIVDAGDRYDISVRDDGDGIAPEFHTKIFEVFQTLRRPNQPESTGIGLAIVKKTVEQHGFGVELKSEVGHGADFRFCWPNKGAAHSSANQEKAA; via the coding sequence ATGAAGACGATTTCCCCTATTCAGAAATGGCGCTTATTCTTCAGGAACAGTCACATCTCGCTGATCCATGCACTGGTCATTGGCCTGTCGCTGATGATGACCATCGGCGCCTGGCTCTACGCCGAAACGCAGACGCAAAACCGTGTCGAAAATGCCTTTAATGCAGCCCGCGATCAGGCCGTCGGCTTGATTGCAGCCCGCATGGAGAAATACGAAGAAGCCCTATGGGCCGGTGTATCAGCCATCCAATCCAATGATGGCGACATGAGCTATGAGCAGTGGAAAATCTTCGCGCATTCCCTGCGGGTTGACGAAAGGTACCCGGGGATCAACGGGATCGGCGTCATTCACCATGTAGACCCGTCCCAATTTGACAGCTACCTGCGGACCCGGCGGACGGAACGGCCGGATTTTTCAGTCTATCCCGCGCATGGCAACAGCATTCACTTGCCGATCTCGTTCATTGAGCCGGAGGATCTGAATGCAGCGGCCGTGGGACTGGACGTTGCCCACGAACTCAACCGGCGGAATGCCGCATTGGACAGCCGCTCAAGTGGCGAAGCCAGGATTACCGGCCCCATTGTACTTGTTCAGGACGAAAGCAGCACGCCTGGTTTCCTGTTTTACGCCCCCTTTTATTCCGGAGGAGACGCTGACAGCCAATCAGAGCGCGAGCAGCGCTTTGACGGCATGGTCTACGCGCCGTTCGTGGTCCGGAAGCTGATGGCCGGCCTGCTGTCCAAGGAGCTGAGGAATGTGCGGTTCAGTATCAGCGACCAAGGAGAGCGGATCTATAATGAACATGACCCGGCAGATCCCCAGTTTGATCCCGCTCCCAAGTTTGCAGAGAAGGTGCTGCTGGAAATATACGGCAGAAAATGGACCATTGATATCCGCACCAATCTTGGGTTCCGCCAGGCAAACTCCTATTCTCAGCCGACTTTAATACTGATTGCCGGCCTGGTGATCGAAGCCTTGGTCATTTCGCTGTTGTTTTTCATGAGCCGGTCAAACCAGCGCGCCCAGGCTTATGCGGAAAGGGTTACGGCCGATCTGCAGCAGGAGACCGCGAAGCTGGCCAAGGCCAACGCGGAACTGGAACAGTTTGTCTACATCACCTCCCATGACTTAAAGACGCCCGTTCGCGGCATAAGCACGCTTACCGAGATGATCCTGGAAGATCTGGAAGACTATTTTCAATCCGCAAATGCAGACCCCGAGGTTGCTGCCAACCTGGCGCGGATCACTGAACGGGTGGGCCGGATGAACGATCTGACCCAAGGTGTGATGGAATTTTCGCGTATTGGAAAACATGAGGAATCTGAACAGATACTCAACCTTGGCGAGGTGATTGAAACACTGAAATCGGATTTCAGCCTTTCCGATGGCCAGCTTGAGCGGCTGGGAGACGTGGAAACCATTGCCACGGATACCTTCAACTTCCGCCGTGTCCTGGAAAACCTTGTTGGCAATGCGGTCAAGTATCATCCCGCGCCGGACACCGCGAAGATATCCGTCAGCATTGTGGACGCAGGCGACCGGTATGACATATCTGTAAGGGACGATGGCGACGGTATTGCGCCGGAATTCCATACTAAAATTTTCGAAGTCTTTCAAACTCTGCGGCGCCCGAACCAACCCGAAAGCACTGGCATTGGCTTGGCTATTGTGAAAAAAACGGTCGAACAGCATGGGTTTGGGGTTGAGTTGAAATCCGAGGTTGGACACGGCGCTGATTTCAGGTTTTGCTGGCCGAACAAAGGGGCTGCACACTCCTCTGCAAACCAAGAGAAAGCCGCCTGA
- a CDS encoding Hint domain-containing protein, whose product MGQILTASLSSVQAYPAERFRVEYGANMGDPLGVLEDLVLDDIYLLNNPVPPQRLSIATHHDGSFRIAGDTALGTPGAALHLDCLLTLMPDSGPNTEILVMVEVDGDGLIAGIFLVPLAPLQAHMPYTLVKAGRKSARRKLAQSACVSFTRGTRITLATGAQRLIEDMRAGDRVLTRDDGIQEVRWVGQSTLRAVGDLAPILIRQGALNNANDLIVSPAHRLMVYQRSDEIGAGAPEVLVRARDLVNGGTVVVLDGGFADYFQILFDRHHIIYAEGIAAESTFLDPVTSPALPDDFWTLRPGTLPAQHKRGAHGLDVSRSLLDRPDAVGLLKRASLR is encoded by the coding sequence ATGGGACAGATTTTGACCGCCAGCCTCTCCTCCGTCCAGGCCTACCCGGCCGAGCGTTTCCGCGTCGAATACGGCGCCAACATGGGCGATCCCCTGGGCGTGCTCGAAGACCTGGTGCTGGACGACATCTACCTGCTGAACAACCCGGTGCCGCCGCAGCGGCTGAGCATCGCCACCCATCACGATGGCAGTTTCCGCATCGCCGGCGACACCGCCCTGGGCACCCCGGGTGCGGCGCTGCATCTGGACTGCCTGCTGACGCTGATGCCCGATAGCGGCCCCAATACCGAGATCCTGGTAATGGTCGAAGTGGACGGTGACGGGCTGATTGCCGGTATCTTTCTGGTGCCGCTGGCCCCTTTGCAGGCGCATATGCCCTATACGCTGGTCAAGGCCGGGCGCAAATCGGCCCGGCGCAAGCTGGCGCAATCCGCCTGCGTCTCCTTTACCCGCGGCACCCGCATCACGCTGGCCACCGGCGCGCAGCGCCTGATCGAAGACATGCGCGCAGGCGACCGTGTCCTGACCCGGGACGACGGTATTCAGGAGGTGCGCTGGGTTGGCCAGTCCACCCTGCGCGCGGTTGGGGATCTGGCCCCGATCCTGATCCGCCAAGGCGCCTTGAACAACGCAAACGACCTGATAGTCAGCCCCGCCCACCGGCTGATGGTCTATCAGCGCAGCGACGAAATCGGCGCGGGCGCGCCGGAGGTCCTGGTCCGCGCCCGCGACCTGGTGAATGGCGGCACCGTGGTGGTGCTGGACGGCGGCTTTGCCGATTATTTCCAGATTCTGTTCGACCGTCACCACATCATCTATGCCGAGGGGATTGCGGCTGAGAGCACCTTCCTTGACCCGGTGACAAGCCCGGCTTTACCAGACGATTTCTGGACCTTGCGCCCCGGCACCCTGCCAGCGCAGCACAAGCGCGGCGCCCATGGCCTGGACGTGAGCCGGTCACTGCTGGACCGCCCCGATGCAGTGGGTCTGCTGAAGCGGGCCTCGCTGCGCTAG